From a region of the Marinomonas mediterranea MMB-1 genome:
- the sufT gene encoding putative Fe-S cluster assembly protein SufT, translating into MQKMVVTQRACPARRVPSGEPTLIPEGQFITINQSLGGNYTITFQGNMLRIDGTDADAIGQEPEVLNFEDNGSGDIVEEQVWQALDSVFDPEIPISLVSLGLIYNVEIDQHLNSVRINMTLTAPGCGMGPVLVSDVKYRVELVPNVDLVEVDLVFDPPWSRDMMSEEAQLEAGLFF; encoded by the coding sequence ATGCAAAAAATGGTTGTAACTCAGCGGGCTTGTCCTGCTCGTCGAGTTCCTAGTGGTGAGCCAACGCTCATTCCAGAAGGGCAATTTATCACGATTAATCAAAGCTTAGGTGGAAACTATACCATCACATTTCAAGGGAATATGCTTCGAATTGATGGAACGGATGCTGATGCAATTGGTCAAGAGCCGGAAGTCCTAAACTTTGAAGATAATGGTTCTGGAGACATTGTAGAGGAACAAGTCTGGCAGGCATTGGACTCAGTATTCGATCCTGAAATCCCGATTAGTTTAGTGTCGTTAGGGTTGATCTATAACGTAGAAATTGATCAACACCTTAATTCTGTTCGGATTAATATGACGCTTACAGCGCCAGGCTGCGGAATGGGACCAGTACTAGTAAGTGATGTTAAGTATCGAGTTGAACTTGTCCCTAATGTTGACCTTGTTGAGGTTGATTTGGTATTTGACCCACCATGGTCACGAGACATGATGAGTGAAGAGGCGCAGCTTGAAGCGGGTTTGTTCTTTTAG
- a CDS encoding Rab family GTPase — protein sequence MIQKKICMLGASAVGKTSLVKQFVEGIFSDRYLTSIGVKIDKKILEVEDSTVQLMLWDIEGVDRYAGFNPKYLRGASAAIIVVDQTRTQSFLEGVEICRLVKLEKEMPIFLVSNKSDLPKSGTWDSAADCGVASLFERSFNTSAKTGDGVEDMFHNVAKAALNK from the coding sequence ATGATCCAGAAAAAAATTTGCATGTTAGGTGCATCGGCTGTTGGCAAGACCAGTTTGGTTAAGCAGTTTGTCGAAGGCATCTTCTCTGACCGGTACCTGACAAGTATTGGTGTCAAAATTGATAAAAAAATCTTAGAGGTAGAGGATTCTACCGTCCAGTTGATGCTATGGGACATCGAGGGTGTTGATCGATACGCAGGTTTCAACCCTAAATATCTGCGTGGTGCGTCTGCGGCCATTATCGTTGTTGACCAAACTCGAACTCAGTCCTTTCTTGAAGGTGTAGAAATTTGTCGACTTGTTAAACTTGAAAAAGAAATGCCTATTTTTTTAGTCTCTAACAAGAGTGATTTGCCTAAATCTGGAACGTGGGATAGTGCGGCGGATTGCGGTGTTGCTTCATTGTTTGAGCGCAGTTTTAATACGAGTGCGAAAACTGGAGATGGTGTCGAAGATATGTTTCACAATGTTGCGAAAGCAGCCCTAAATAAGTAG
- a CDS encoding OmpA family protein: MSTPSNESQQMAQLRHLVLGDDCQIVRDVVEEEARDLVTNVLTEALHDRQKADGSVTAVIAPLVEQSVESSVVARKEQFVSYLYPLVGSLVRKSVSSFLAEIIEQTNELLESSLTYKGLKWRFEARRAGVRYSQYVVQQTFVFRVEQVLLIHRETGMLLKTVMRDKTQATDGDMVSAMLTAINDFVADSFSPQENDQEQSLDEIKTDDFTLLIKQGPNAILVGAITGNPPAGIGDKFQLTLESIHQIYNDELNNYEGDSSEFENTEQQLNDCLLAQQKESKTEKKKMPWLAIVLFLIGFAGIGAYFYHGWQLDSVANEIRDLPSPPGVVLLNANTCDDKVCVDVLRDPIALPVSDWIAGVSDMENIDLSERYYRSLDERLLPLRFEKMANEFPELQFDAARSAFLGALSQERYLLLRSKLLDISDAEMINKILANVLIEEQNSSSSALLIKVMSDVRQLPEAPGIALIGMNVCGQHVCIDVLRDPDAQKVTSWLGDVVSSELITINERRFSAYDERLIPRRLARIDAAFPNVAFDAQSHSFSGVLSAPKFDQLRSAIQRIQELVEVDSVLRGVSIKSQRVDSGVSNELLIEQQIREVELSSVPFDVNASQLPSNHSDLIKSLSREITRLAELAKVLDQRLLVVVMGTSTLGGTDSYNQQLSLDRADSVIKALISEGVSPEILRTAGLGALKERRDAPKVIFDVIRFSPEGNREVRN, from the coding sequence ATGTCCACCCCATCTAATGAGAGTCAACAAATGGCGCAGTTGCGTCATTTGGTATTGGGCGACGACTGTCAGATTGTACGGGATGTGGTAGAAGAAGAGGCTCGTGATCTCGTTACCAATGTATTAACCGAGGCGTTGCACGATCGGCAAAAGGCGGATGGTAGTGTGACAGCGGTTATCGCGCCGCTTGTTGAGCAGTCGGTTGAGTCGTCAGTTGTTGCTCGAAAAGAGCAGTTTGTCAGCTACTTGTACCCCTTGGTGGGTAGTTTAGTTCGAAAGTCGGTTAGTTCATTTCTAGCAGAAATCATTGAACAAACAAATGAGCTTCTTGAGAGTAGCTTAACCTATAAAGGCCTCAAGTGGCGATTTGAAGCTCGTCGAGCGGGTGTTCGCTACTCTCAGTATGTCGTTCAGCAAACGTTTGTTTTTCGAGTCGAGCAGGTTCTGCTGATACACCGTGAAACGGGTATGTTGCTAAAAACGGTTATGCGAGACAAAACGCAAGCAACCGATGGCGATATGGTTTCCGCCATGCTGACAGCAATCAATGATTTCGTTGCAGACTCGTTTTCCCCGCAAGAGAACGACCAAGAGCAAAGTCTTGATGAAATAAAAACCGATGATTTTACTCTGTTAATAAAGCAAGGGCCAAATGCAATATTGGTTGGTGCAATTACAGGTAATCCTCCAGCGGGCATCGGTGATAAATTTCAACTTACGTTAGAGTCTATTCACCAAATCTACAACGACGAGCTAAATAATTACGAGGGCGATTCTTCTGAGTTTGAAAACACTGAGCAGCAACTCAATGACTGTTTGCTTGCTCAGCAAAAAGAGAGTAAAACAGAAAAGAAGAAGATGCCATGGTTGGCTATTGTATTATTTTTAATCGGTTTTGCGGGTATTGGCGCTTATTTTTATCATGGCTGGCAACTGGACTCTGTCGCAAATGAGATTCGTGATCTTCCGTCGCCCCCAGGAGTCGTTCTGTTAAATGCAAATACGTGTGATGACAAGGTATGTGTGGATGTGCTTAGGGATCCTATTGCATTGCCCGTATCAGACTGGATTGCGGGTGTATCAGATATGGAGAACATTGATCTATCTGAGCGTTATTACCGCTCTCTTGATGAGCGTTTATTGCCTTTGCGGTTTGAGAAAATGGCTAATGAGTTTCCAGAGCTTCAATTCGATGCCGCACGTTCTGCGTTTTTAGGAGCTCTTTCTCAAGAGCGTTATCTTCTGCTTAGATCTAAATTATTAGACATATCTGATGCAGAAATGATCAATAAAATACTGGCGAATGTGCTTATTGAGGAGCAGAACAGTTCAAGTTCAGCGTTGCTGATAAAGGTAATGAGCGATGTTCGGCAGTTGCCTGAAGCGCCGGGTATTGCGCTTATCGGCATGAATGTATGTGGTCAGCATGTTTGTATTGATGTGCTTCGAGACCCAGATGCGCAAAAAGTAACGTCTTGGCTTGGTGACGTTGTCTCTTCTGAATTGATTACAATAAATGAGCGTCGCTTTTCTGCTTATGATGAAAGGTTAATACCGAGAAGGTTAGCGCGTATTGATGCAGCTTTTCCCAATGTCGCCTTTGACGCACAGAGCCATTCCTTCTCTGGCGTTTTGTCAGCACCAAAATTTGATCAATTGCGTTCTGCTATACAACGTATTCAAGAACTGGTTGAGGTCGATTCTGTTTTAAGAGGTGTTTCGATTAAATCGCAACGTGTGGATAGTGGTGTTTCTAACGAGTTATTAATAGAGCAACAAATTCGTGAAGTAGAGCTATCTAGTGTTCCGTTTGATGTCAATGCAAGTCAATTACCGTCTAACCATTCTGATCTTATCAAGTCACTGAGTCGTGAAATTACGCGTCTAGCAGAACTTGCTAAGGTGTTGGATCAACGACTACTCGTAGTGGTAATGGGGACAAGTACATTGGGTGGCACAGATAGTTATAATCAACAGCTAAGCTTAGACAGAGCTGATTCGGTGATAAAAGCGCTCATTAGCGAAGGCGTTTCACCAGAGATTTTAAGAACGGCAGGGCTTGGAGCGCTTAAAGAGCGTCGTGATGCCCCCAAAGTCATATTCGATGTAATTCGGTTTTCACCTGAAGGTAATAGAGAAGTGCGGAACTAA
- a CDS encoding HesB/IscA family protein: MTTATFDPNQAVTLTAVAQKYFSAKLTAQPEKLIRLSTKESGCTGFAYVLDIVAKAEDSDEVLTFENGLEFAVAQGSLELLKGTEIDLVREGVNQVVKFNNPNVIAECGCGESFSVN, encoded by the coding sequence ATGACAACTGCAACTTTTGACCCGAATCAAGCCGTCACGTTAACGGCGGTAGCCCAAAAGTATTTTTCTGCCAAGTTGACGGCTCAGCCAGAGAAGTTAATTAGACTGAGTACTAAAGAGAGTGGCTGTACTGGTTTTGCTTATGTTTTAGATATAGTGGCTAAAGCAGAAGACAGCGACGAAGTGCTAACGTTTGAAAATGGTCTTGAATTCGCTGTTGCTCAAGGATCTCTTGAGCTTTTGAAAGGGACTGAAATAGACTTGGTTCGAGAAGGTGTTAATCAGGTCGTAAAATTCAATAACCCAAATGTCATTGCCGAGTGTGGTTGTGGCGAAAGCTTCAGTGTGAATTAA
- a CDS encoding aminotransferase class V-fold PLP-dependent enzyme translates to MTFNVAAIREQFPILKREVDGNPLVYLDNAASTQKPQCVIDALVDYYTRCNSNVHRGAHRLADEATKEFEAARDIVKNFINAPNREEVIWTSGTTESLNIIAHGLRETLSSDDEVIVTEMEHHANIVTWQEACRFAGATLKVVPVSDQGELDLDVFETLLSPKTKLVAFPHVSNVLGTVNPVKWLTQKAKEVGALVSIDGAQGVAHGGVDVQDIGCDFYSFSGHKIYAPMGIGVMWGKKDVLETWPVWQTGGEMISTVTLEKATWNTLPYRFEAGTPNVGDAIALGAAIKWFSEFDLKEVQAHERQLIAHATKCAEAFEGLTIIGNAKDKVGAISFVLDCGHPADIGFLLDRQGFAIRTGDHCAQPLMSRFDVPGTARVSFSIYNTLEEVDAFFNALKKVRMMLA, encoded by the coding sequence ATGACGTTTAATGTTGCGGCTATCCGTGAGCAGTTTCCGATATTAAAGCGCGAGGTGGATGGTAATCCACTGGTATATCTCGATAATGCGGCAAGTACGCAGAAGCCGCAGTGCGTCATTGATGCGTTGGTGGATTATTACACTCGATGTAATTCGAATGTCCATCGTGGCGCTCACCGACTTGCAGACGAAGCAACCAAAGAGTTTGAAGCGGCGCGTGACATTGTTAAAAACTTTATCAATGCACCTAATCGCGAAGAGGTTATTTGGACGTCTGGTACGACGGAAAGTCTCAATATTATTGCGCATGGGTTGCGTGAAACGCTTTCTAGTGATGATGAAGTGATAGTCACGGAAATGGAGCATCATGCCAACATAGTGACTTGGCAAGAGGCGTGTCGTTTTGCAGGTGCAACGCTCAAGGTTGTACCGGTTTCAGATCAGGGCGAATTGGACTTAGATGTTTTTGAAACGTTGCTGTCGCCGAAAACCAAGTTAGTTGCATTCCCTCACGTCTCTAACGTATTAGGAACGGTTAATCCGGTTAAATGGCTGACCCAAAAAGCCAAAGAAGTCGGAGCCTTGGTTTCCATCGATGGTGCGCAAGGTGTTGCTCATGGCGGTGTGGATGTTCAAGATATTGGCTGTGATTTCTATTCGTTTTCTGGCCATAAAATATACGCCCCGATGGGAATTGGAGTGATGTGGGGTAAGAAAGACGTCCTAGAAACGTGGCCTGTGTGGCAAACGGGCGGAGAGATGATCTCGACTGTCACTTTAGAAAAGGCGACATGGAATACCCTGCCGTATCGTTTTGAAGCCGGCACTCCAAACGTAGGAGATGCGATTGCGCTTGGTGCTGCAATAAAGTGGTTCTCAGAGTTTGACCTTAAAGAGGTTCAGGCTCATGAAAGGCAACTTATCGCGCACGCCACTAAATGTGCTGAGGCGTTTGAAGGCCTTACTATTATCGGTAATGCTAAAGACAAAGTAGGGGCGATCAGTTTTGTTCTTGATTGTGGACATCCTGCCGATATCGGATTTTTGTTAGATCGACAAGGTTTTGCTATCCGTACCGGTGATCATTGTGCACAACCTCTAATGTCTCGCTTTGATGTACCAGGAACGGCGCGAGTGTCTTTCTCAATTTATAATACACTTGAAGAAGTAGATGCCTTTTTTAATGCACTGAAAAAAGTGCGAATGATGTTGGCGTAG
- a CDS encoding IscS subfamily cysteine desulfurase has translation MQNPVYLDNSATTPVDPRVADKMMSCLTQDGNFGNPASRSHLFGWRAEEAVEEARLQVAELIQADAREIVWTSGATEADNLALKGVAYAYRKKGRHIITSSIEHKAILDPCKQLEKEGFEVTYLKPNSKGEITVESVVAAITEGTILISLMHGNNELGVLTDINAVGAVAKEHGVLFHVDAAQTTGKVDIDVKAMNVDLMSLTAHKSYGPKGIGALYVRRTPKVKLEAQIHGGGHERGMRSGTLATHQIVGMGEAYRIAKEEMAKDALQISELRDYLWVELQKLGGVHLNGASDNRVAGVLNVGFENVDGEVLLMSLNDIAVSSGSACTSASLEPSYVLKEIGLDDSLAHASLRLSIGRFTSKAEVDYALGVISNAVSSLRGA, from the coding sequence ATGCAAAACCCAGTCTATCTTGATAATTCCGCTACGACCCCAGTTGACCCACGAGTCGCCGATAAGATGATGTCTTGTTTGACTCAAGATGGTAATTTTGGAAACCCTGCGTCTCGTTCTCATTTATTTGGCTGGCGTGCTGAAGAGGCTGTCGAAGAGGCTCGTCTTCAGGTGGCGGAGTTGATACAGGCTGATGCGCGTGAAATCGTCTGGACGTCTGGGGCAACAGAGGCTGATAACCTTGCTTTAAAAGGTGTAGCTTATGCGTACCGTAAGAAAGGTCGGCACATTATCACCTCTTCTATTGAGCATAAGGCGATTCTTGATCCGTGTAAGCAGCTAGAGAAGGAAGGGTTTGAGGTTACGTATTTAAAGCCGAACTCAAAAGGTGAGATCACGGTAGAGTCTGTCGTTGCCGCGATTACTGAAGGTACGATCTTAATTTCCCTGATGCATGGTAATAATGAGCTAGGTGTTTTAACCGATATCAATGCAGTGGGGGCGGTAGCGAAAGAACATGGTGTTCTTTTTCATGTTGATGCCGCTCAGACAACAGGAAAAGTCGACATTGATGTGAAGGCTATGAATGTTGACCTGATGTCTCTGACGGCTCATAAGTCTTATGGACCTAAGGGAATTGGTGCCTTGTATGTTAGACGCACTCCAAAAGTAAAACTTGAAGCTCAAATACACGGGGGTGGCCATGAACGAGGTATGCGTTCAGGAACGTTGGCGACCCATCAGATAGTAGGAATGGGCGAAGCTTACCGCATAGCCAAAGAAGAAATGGCGAAAGATGCTTTGCAAATCTCCGAGCTAAGAGATTACCTTTGGGTGGAGCTGCAAAAGCTAGGCGGTGTGCATTTGAATGGTGCTAGTGACAATCGAGTGGCCGGTGTTTTGAATGTTGGTTTTGAAAACGTGGACGGCGAAGTCTTGCTCATGTCCTTGAATGATATTGCAGTATCTTCTGGTTCCGCTTGTACATCAGCGAGCCTTGAGCCTTCTTATGTTTTGAAAGAAATAGGCTTGGATGACTCGCTTGCACATGCATCCTTGAGGTTGTCAATTGGTCGCTTTACCTCAAAAGCGGAAGTGGACTACGCTTTAGGGGTTATTTCTAATGCAGTTTCGTCATTGCGTGGAGCGTGA
- a CDS encoding SufE family protein, protein MSLPSTEDIVDDLSFFDDWEERYKYIIDLGKSLPNFEDEWRTPERLVKGCQSNVWIQPGNMNHPEYGEVLTFSVDSDAVIVRGLLGLVLAAYDHRTPKQILEFDIDEYFGAVELERHLSPTRGNGLRSIVSRIKAIAQASV, encoded by the coding sequence ATGTCTCTACCGAGTACTGAAGATATAGTTGATGATTTGTCTTTTTTTGATGATTGGGAAGAGCGTTATAAATACATCATTGACTTAGGTAAGTCGCTCCCGAATTTTGAGGATGAGTGGCGCACTCCCGAGCGTCTTGTAAAGGGTTGCCAAAGCAACGTGTGGATTCAACCGGGAAATATGAATCATCCAGAATATGGCGAAGTGCTAACATTTTCAGTGGACAGTGATGCTGTAATCGTTCGAGGACTGTTGGGCTTAGTGTTGGCCGCGTATGACCACAGGACACCTAAACAAATTTTAGAGTTTGATATCGACGAATATTTTGGCGCAGTAGAATTAGAGCGACATTTGAGCCCTACTCGCGGAAATGGCCTGCGTTCAATCGTTTCGCGTATTAAAGCGATCGCTCAGGCGTCTGTTTAG